CCGCCCTTCGCCCGCCAAGGCGTCGAACCGCACCCGATCGGTTCCCAACTCGTCGATCGACACGCACCGCTCGGGATAGTTCCCCTCTTCGCCGTACGTGCCGTGGCACTCGGCACACACCCGATTGAACGCGGCCCTCCCCTGCTCGGCCAACCCGCGATCGATTGGCCACGGATACTTCGGCGGCTCGATCGTTTCGATCCAGGCTAGAATCTGCGCATAATCCCCTTCCCAGGCGCGGAAGTGCTCGGCCTTGTTCCGGGGAATCAGCAAGAACTGCATCAGCGCCCGGGCTGTCTTGGGCGCAAAGCCATCGATGTACATTCGCTGCTTGCGCTTCAAGTGCCACCAGGCCGGCGCGTCCATGTCGTGATGCGGCAAGCTCGGCGGAATCCGCCGTTCGACCAGCTTCAACTCCGCATCGCGATAACCCAGCAGCAGCTTGCCGAACACCACGGCATTGGTCGTCCCCACCGAGCTGCCCAGGGGAACAATCGTCAGCCCCTTGTCCATGTGTGACAGGGTTTTCCCCAGCCGCAACTTGGTCGCGCGCACGTCCTCGATGAACGATTGCAGATCCAAGTGGGCGTTCGGCAAGCCGGGAATGTACTGTCCGTTGACCGCGCCCCCGTGACAGACCAGACAGTGCATCGCCCAGCCGGTGTGGGCGGGTTGCTGATCGGCCGGCGGCACGCGCGCGTATTGAGCAAAGCTGACGGTCGCGTCCTCGGCCCGCAAAGGTTCGCTGGCGTACAAACCATAGCGCGCCAACGTCAGACGTCGCCGCTCGGCTAGCGTGGCGTTTTCGGCCGCGCGACGATCATCATCATCACTCCACGTTTGCCAAAGCTGATCGAACACTTCCTGGTCGAAGTCGCTCGGCAAATAGGCCTTGGTCGTCAGCAACCGATAGCCGGGGTGATCGCTCGCGACCGATTGCGCCTGGGCCGTCGAACATGCGCCGGCAATCGCAACCAGGCACGCCAGCCACCACACTTTCCCGCACCTCATCGCCCCTGATCTCCGCGGCCAATCCTTGATGACTCCGAAGCCTTGAGTGTATCGCGTGATCCGCGCGCTGGCAATTCAATGCTTGTGGGGGAGACGACGCGCGCCGTGGTTCGATTTGCGTAGCCCCCGGCTGTACACTAGCTAGCGACTGCGTGCCGCGGTGACCGTGGTGCGCACCCGCCCTCCTTCTCACCACCTTGTCAGGCAGTTACGCACATGAGCATCTTCGACCGCTTTCGACTCGACGGCAAACGACTGTTCATCACCGGCGGCAGCCGCGGCCTGGGGCGAGAAATGGCGCTGGCCATCGCCGACGCCGGGGCCGACGTGATCCTGGTCGGTCGCGAAGCGAGCAGCCTGGAAAAAACCGCCCTCGACATTCGCCAATTGGGCCGGCAAGCGTTCGTGCTGCAGGGGGACATCGGCCAGCCCGCCGAATGCGAAGCCATTTGCCAGCGCGCTCTCGACGAGTTCGGCCCGATTCACATCCTGATCAACAACGTCGGCGGGCGCGTGGTGCCGACGCCGACCATCGAGCTGCCGACCGAAACCTGGCTCGAGTTGATGGACCTGAACCTGACCAGCGTATTCATCTGCACCAAACTGATCGGCGGCGAAATGGTGCGGCGCGGCCAGGGGGGTCGCGTGATCAACATCGCCTCGATCTCGGGGATGATCGCCAACAAGGGGATCGGCGGACGCAGCTACGAGACCGCCAAGGCGGCAGTCATCCACTTTACCCGGGCCACCGCGGTCGATTGGGCCCCGCATCGTGTAACGGTCAACGCGATCTGTCCCGGCGGTTTCATGACCGAGCCGAACGTCCGCTGGTCCCAGGAAAAGCCCGAGGTGATCGCCGGCTTTCGCGCCGAGATCCCGCTGGGCGATTTTGGCCAGCCCGAGGATCTGGGGCCGCTGGCGGTCTATCTGGCGAGCGACGCCTCGCGCTACATGACCGGCGCGGCACTGGTAATCGACGGCGGGTATACGCTGCTGTGACGCGGCATTGCTGTCGAGCACGCGCCGATCAAATCCTCGTCCCGCGCTACGGCAACGGCAACAACTGTACGGCATCGACAATCACGTGGCCATCGGTGCCCGTCGTTTCGATCGCTAGCTTGTAAGGTGCTCCGGCAGTAAACGGCAGCACGCCGAGTTTGTGGAACCGGCCGTCGATCTCTGGGGCTTGCCGCTGGTTCACGGTGTAACGGTGTTCGCCATCATCCGCCATTACGGTCACTGGCACATTGGTGGCCCGGTTGGCGAGCGCCGTATAGCTGATGCGAACCTCGTACCGACCCGATTGCTTGATCGGCAAGGCAAAGACCAGCCGTTTCGTCCCCTTGTCGGCGTTTTCATCGTGAAGGTACCCGCTGCCAACGTAGCCTGGCACGGTTCGCCCTTCGGCCCACGTGCCGACGGATTTCGCCTTGTCGTCGTCGAGCACCATGCCCGGGAGCGACGCCGCCGACACGCCGCGATAAGGCTTGGGGCCGGTCCAATCAAGAATTTGCTGATCGGCCAGCAACCGCTCGCGCAATTTTGAATAATCAATCTGCTGGAGGTCGCAGCTTGATTCGATGGCCTGCACCGCCGCCGACGCGGCCGACTGTCCCAGCACCATAAAAACCGGCTCCATGCGGATCGAGCCATAGGCAATATGCGAGGCCGACAAGCAGACTGGCGCCAACAGGTTGCCGCACTCGCCTTGCTGGGGGACGATCGCGCGATAGCTGATGCTGTACGGGGGAAAGCCACCAACCTGCACGTCCCCTTCGTTCAGGGCGAAGCCATCGCGGACATTGCGCTGGACGTTGTGCGAGTCCATTGTATAGGCCGCCAGGCCGACCGAGTCGTCCACCGTGCGGTCACCGCGGCAGTGATGCTCGGTCATCACCAGCGCGCCGATCATGCGTCGCGCCTCGCGAACGTATAACTGGTGGGGCCAGTGGTGGTTGTCGACGAATTCGTCCTTCGACAAGCCCCATTGGTTGACCTGGTCGTGAATGCGCTGCGGCACGCGCGGATCGTTGGCCAAGAAGTAGCACCAACCTTGCTGATACTGCTCGTGCTCTTGCCAAATCCGTTCGCGCGTGGCGTAGTCGCCGTCGGGATAGTCGTAGTTCATCCCGATGTTGTCCGACGAGAAGGCTCCGTTGTTGTTCGTGTCGGTCTTGCGATTCGGCATCGGCGTGGGCGACCCCAGGCCGTCCCATTGCCCGGCCAGGATCGCCCGCAGCGCCAGTTCATAGCGCAGGGGGTCATAACCCGCCGGCTGGGGGAACGGCACGCGGTTAGGTTCGGCGTCGGTCAGGCACATGCGAAAGTTATAGGCCTGGACCCGGTGATCGCCGGTGCCATGCTCGCCCGGCCCGCCAGCCTGGACGCCCGGCAACAGACCGCTCGCCGGATCGCCTGGTTTGACGAACGGATCGACCTGTACTTTGAACTGGTGATGTTTCTGCCCCAACTGCACGCCGTTCAGCGTTTCGTCATACACCGAGTTGGCTTCGCGCCCCACGTGGTAGCGGACGCCGGCCTTGGCCATCAGATCCCCTTCGTAGCTGGCGTCGATGAACATCTTGGCGGTGAACTTCCGGCCGCTTTCCATCGTGATCGACACAATTCGATTGCCGCGTTTGGTGACGCCCGATTTCAGGTCCAGCCGCTCGCCGTGAATCACCGGCACGGCCAGTTCCTCGAGCATCTCGCGGTAAATCCGCTCGGCCACGCGAGGCTCGAACGTCCACATCGTGTCTTCGTTCAGGTCAAAGCCGCCGCGTTTGCGCGCGCCGTATTGTTTGAACGTTTCCTGCTTCCAGACCGCCGGCTGGTTGTAATAGGCGCGGATGCGGCGATAGAAATCTCGCGCCAGCCCGCCGATCGCTTTCTTGTTGCCGATGTCGGTGGCTCCCAGTCCGCCGGAAGTGAGCCCCCCCAGGTGTTTGCCCGGTTCGACGATCACGACCGACTTTCCTTGCTTGGCCACTTGAATCGCGGCCGTGATCCCGCCACTGGTGCCGCCGTAGACAAGCACGTCGTGCGCCGCAGGTTCGTCGGCGCGCACCACGCCGGCAATGGTGACCGCGATCAAGGCCCAGGCCGTAGCGCGCATGACAACTCTCCTGCAAAAAAACTCGGCAGCGAACACAGACTGCCTGCGATTGTCGTTGGAAAGTGCACTCGTGGCAAGTTAGCGGGGGCCGCAACTGACAACGGACATCAGACAACCTGTCACTTCGCCGCCAGCGCTACTTGGGCCGCGGCAAGTTCCCTCGGGTGCGGCTTAACGGCCCGGCCAGGCAACGAGGTTAGCACGACGCAAATCGTCTGGCTCGTCGGATCGGCCCACGCCAACGTGCCCGTCGAGCCCGTATGGCCAAACGTCCGCTCCGAACAGCCCGGGCTGCCGGCCGCCGCGCCGACCACAAATCCCAACCCGCGCGCCGTCTGGCCCGGTGGGTTGTGATTCATGGTCATCAGCCGCGCCGTCTCGGGACGCACGACCTTGCCTTGCTGCAAGAGAAACTCCGTCAGAAATCTGGCGACGTCCCCTGCCGAGCAATGAGTTCCCCCCCAGGGGGCGCCAAGTTTGCGCCAGTACGCGCTGTTCCAATCCCAGTCCTTGGCGCCGGGATCACCAGCGCCGGCCTCGGGGGCGGCAAACTCGGTCTGCACAGGCACCAACTGTTCCAACGCGAAGCGACCGAGCCCTTGCGCCGAGTGTTGCATCCCGAGCGGCTGGAACACGGTTCGATCGACCAGACTCAGAATATCGGTCCCGCTCAGCAACTCGGCCACGCGCGCCGCCAGCAGGATGCCCATGCTGGAGTATTGGTAGCGCGACCCTGGCGTGAATTCGAGCGGCGTGCGAATGGCCTGGGCCACGAACTCGCCCAGCGGTGCGTGCCGCCGGCGCAGCGCGTCATTATCGCGCAATTGATCGGGCAACCCCGACACGTGCGTCAACAAGTGTTGCATCGTCACCGTCTCACGCCCATCGCCCCTGAACTCCGGGATGAACTTTTTCAGCGGATCCGCCAGCTTGAACTCGTCTCGATCAAAGAATGTCATCAGCGACGTCATCGCGATCGGCTTGGAAATCGAACCCAGCAAGAACATGGCGCGCTCGCCCGCGGCTTTGCCAAACGCGCGCGTGAACGACTCGTTTCGCCGTGAAACGTGAAGCGCCGCTGCCGCCACTTGCCCCGAGGCCGTCGCGCGATTCAACACATCGACGGCATCGTCGAGCCGGGCCCGCTGCAACGCCGCCAACAACGGACTCCCCAGGGTCGAGACAACTCCGAACTTGAGCAGCGTGCGTCGATTCATGGTGCGTTCACCCTGGTGGCGTGGATGATGGGCAGGCACATTGAGGCATTTTGCCTATTACTCGGGCTTACGCAACGCGCTTGCAACCCGGTCGCGCCGACTTTCCTCTCGACGGCTTGATAATCTTTTTGCCAGATTGCAACCAACGACAACGACAGGACTCTCCCCCATATCCCAGGCGGAATCGACCGCTCGGAACGACACTCGCCGAGTTGAAACCGCTCCTCGGCCTGATGATCGCACCAGGTGTCGACGCGCCACTTCGCGGGCATATTTCTGCTTGCCGCGCTTGCCAATTGGGTCGGGCTGGACGATCATCCAAGCTCGCAGCAGTAATACCTGCTCGCCCCGCCCCACCTTCTTTGGATTGGCTTGCCTACCATGATTCGTCTCAGCGTCGCCGCCCTTGCCTTGCTTTGCGCCACGTTAACACTTCGCGCGGCCGACGCGCCGAAGCCGGTGCATCCCGACCGGCAAGCCCAGCCCGGCGTGCCGCAAGGCAAGATCACCAAGGGAGTCTTTGAAGACAGCAAGATTTTCCCCGGCACGCGGCGGGACTACAGCGTTTATGTCCCGGCTCAGTATTCGCCCGAAAAGCCGGCCAGCCTGATGGTGTTCATGGACGGCAACGGCTACGCCAAGGCGGACGGCGCGTTTCGAGTGCCGGTCGTGTTCGACAATCTGATTCATCAAGGGGCCATGCCAGTTACGATTGCCGTGTTCGTGAGCCCCGGCAACATTCCCGCCACGCAGCCCGGCGCCAAGGACCGGAGCAATCGCTCGTTTGAGTACGACTCGATGGGGGACCGCTACGCCCGGTTCTTGATCGATGAGTTCCTGCCCGTGGCGCTCAAGGACTTAAACGCCTCGACCGATCCCAAGCAGCGAGCCGTGTGCGGCATTTCGTCGGGCGGCATCTGCGCGTTTACCGTGGCCTGGGAAAAGCCCGAGCAATTCGGCAAGGTGCTCAGCCACATCGGCAGCTTCACCAACATCCGTGGCGGTTGGGCTTACCCGGGCCTGGTGCGCAGGACCAAAGCCTCGCCCAAGCCGATCAAGGTTTACCTGCAAGAAGGCAAAGACGACTTGAACAATCTGTTCGGCAACTGGCCGCTGGCCAATCAGGATCTGGCCGCGGCCTTGCGCTTCGCTGGTTACCAGCATCAACTGGTGATGACCGATGGCGGGCACAGCGGCCAGTTTGGCGGCGAAGCGTTGCCCGACGCGCTCCGCTGGTTGTGGGGAACCCAGGAGATGCCTGCGCCAGTTGCAGCGAATCCCGACGCGAACAAAGCTGCTACCAACTGGCAGCCACACCCCGACGCGGTGCCGCGCGACGACGTGCCCCACGGCACGGTCGAGAAGATGGCGACCTGGGAATCGAAGATTTTCCCTGGCACGACGCGCGACTGGGCCGTCTACGTCCCGGCCCAATACAACAAGGAAACACCCGCCGCGCTGATGGTGTTCCAGGACGGCCACAGCTACCTGGACGTCAAGGGTCGCTGGCGCGTGCCGGTGGTGTTTGACAATTTGATTGCGCGCGGCAACATGCCGCCGACCATCGCCGTGTTTATTAACCCCGGGCACGAGGTCTCGAAAGCGAAGCCAAACAGCCCGTGGCGCTCGTCGAACCGCAGTTACGAGTACGACAACCTGGGGGACCGCTACGCCCGGTTCCTGCTCGAAGAGATTCTGCCCGAGGTCGAAAAGCGCTACAACGTGACCAAGAATCCCGAGTTGCGCGCCATCGGCGGCGCGAGCTCAGGGGGCATCTGCGCGTTTACCGTGGCTTGGGAACATCCCGATTCGTTCCGCAAGGTGCTGTCGACCGTCGGCAGCTTCACGAATCTGCGCGGCGGCAATGTCTACCCATCGTTGGTGCGCAAGACCGAACCCAAGCCGTTGCGAGTTTACCTGGCCGATACCAGCGGCGACGTCGACAACCAGTTCGGTAGCTGGCCCTGGTCGAATCAATTGATGAACTCCGCGCTGAGCTACATGGGCTATGACGTTCGCTTTGATTGGGCCGAGGGGTACGCGCACAACTCCGATCACGGCGGCGCGTTGTTTCCCGAAGCGCTGAAATGGCTGTGGCGCAAGGAGCGATACGCGCCCGAGATTGATACCAAGGGTGACCTGCGCGGCGACATGACGCTGTTGAAGCTGCTGATCCCTGGCGAAGAGTGGCGGCCGGTGGCCGAGAACCTGGGCTTTGCCGACGCACCGTGTACCGACACCGAGGGGAACTTCTACTTCTCCGACATGAAGGCCCCGGCCGTTTACAAGTTGAACGTGGCTAAGGGTTCGCGGATCGAGCTGGTCAAGGAAGCGGTCAGCGGGTTGGAGTTCGGACCCGATGGCTTGCTGTATGGCTGTCAGGGAGCGAAGAGCCGCGTGATCTCGATCGATCCCAAAAGCGGTGCGGTCAAGGTATTGGCCGAAAATGTCGCGCCGAACGATTTGGCCGTCACCGCCGATGGTTTCGTATTGATCACCGAGACCAAGCACAGTCGCGTCACGCGCATCGACACTCGTACCGGCGAGGTGGCCGTAGCGGCGTCGGGAATTACCCGTCCCAATGGCATCGCTCTGTCGGGTGACGGCGGGACGTTGGCCGTCTCGGACTCGGGGGGCGAAAACGTCTGGACCTTCCGCGTGAATGCCGGCGGCGTGCTCGACGCGCAAATGCCCTCGATGACCATGCGCCTGCTGATCGATCCCAAGGGCGAGTTCAAGTTCAACGAGCCGCCCCCGTACCAGGCCGCGTCGCGCGGCGACGGAATGGCCGTTGACAAGTCAGGGCGCTACTACGTCACGTCGGCGGCCGGCGTGCAGGTGTTCGACCCGACCGGTCGCCAGTGTGGCGTGCTGCCCAAGCCGATCGAGTCGCAGCCGTTGACGAGTTGTGTCCTGGCCGGCGCGGGACACGAATACCTTTACGTCACCAACGGCAACACCATCTTCCGCCGCAAACTGAAGGTAGAGTAGCGGGCCAGGCTCGCAAAGTTAAGCTGACCAGCGGCACGTAGAAGGCGCAACAACTTGGCTCGACAAATGGCAATACTCCGGCTTGGCGGTTTGATCCTGACAATCGTGCTGGCCGCATGGAACGGTACAACCTGCGCCGCTGAGAACCTGTTGCTGAACAGCCAGTTCTCGTTCCATGCGTTCGACAGCTCGCGCACCGGGACGCCGGGCACGTATCGCAGCGGGTCGGTCCCCTGCTGGAACACCGACGCTTATGGCGACGTGGAAGTCTGGCGTTCGACGCGCGCTCCCCAACTGCGCCCGCCGCGCCCGACCGATGGCGTGGTCAAGTTGCGGCCTGGCAAACGATTCTCGCAGTTCATGCTGCTGTGCGAGGTCGGCCTCGACCACGGCGACCAGGTCAGCTTGCAAGTCTTTGGCCGACAGTCGCGCCCCGGTGCTTTGCAAGCGGCTGTGCATTGTCTGCGGCTCGACAACCAGCCGGGCACCTTCAGCAATCCGCCCGACGCCCGGGTGTTTCCCAAGCATTCGCGCGGCGAGTTGGTGCGCGGGCCCAGCTACACCTCCGGCGCCAACGCCGCCGGCGATGTCGTCGTCAAAGTCGAAAGGGCCACAATCGTCGGCAAGTTCACCGAAAGCGCCGACGCGTCGAATGACGAGCCCAACACCATCGGCTTGCTCATCGAGTTCACCAATACCTCAACCGACGATGTCTGGTTCTACAGCCCCACGCTGTGCCGTGGCCCGAAGGCGCAAGGCAATCTTGCCGACGCGCGGGCGACGCCCGAGCTGTACCGAAGCATTCCGCGCACCATGCAAAAGCTGTGGCGCGGCGAACCGTTGCACATCATCGTCATGGGAAGCAGCATCGATCGCGGCAGCGCCAACCCGCGGCTGGTCCTCTATGACGAGGATCCTCAGTCGTCAACATTCAAGCAAGCGCTGACCGGCAGCGACTTCGACGGCGAGAAGATTGGACGCCCCGAGTGGAACGACTACATCGGCTGGTGGCAGCATCACTTCATGTATGGCGGCCGGCTGCGTCAACTGCTGATGCAGAAGTTCGATTATCCGATCGACAAACTGTTGCTAAACACGATGGCCTGTGACGGTTCCTCGGTCGGAGAGTCCCACTCGGGACTAGCCGAGTATGCCGAACTCCGCGTTCGGCCAAACCCAGCGGCCAATGGCCACCGCGAAGGAAAGTCCTGGCGCGAGCTGTATCCCACGGTGTTTGCTCGTGCGGAAGGCGCGCGCCCCGACCTGGTCGTCTTTGGCAGCGGGGCCAACGAGCACATCGACGGCCCGGACGAGGTGGCGGTCTTCGAGGGAGCGATTCGCTGGTTCCAGCGGCATTACCCCGAGACGGAGTTCGTCTTCTGCATGTGGCAGAACCGCGAGGCGTATTCTCCCAACCCACCCCATCTCGACGAGTTGGCCCTGCGTTACCAGATTCCCCTGGTTGATCTAGGTCGCACGCTCAGTCTGACCACGCGGCATTGCAACAGCTATGCCCTCTGTCCCAAAGACGGCCACCCGCAGGCGGCCGGGCACTACTTGTGGGCCAAGCAATTGGAACAAGTGTTCGACGCGCCGGGACCAATTCGCTCGGGCCTGGCCCAACTTCAACTCCCCGAACGGATCAGCCCGCAATCGATCAGCTGGGAAGCCGAGATGACGACCTACGACGCGGGGCACTCGCGCCTGCGCGGCAAGACCGCGGTGATCCTCGACGATACCGTGGTCAATCTGTGGGCCAAGACAAAGAGCGAATTGGTGACGATCGTGGTGGATGGCGCCACCATGCCCAATCAGCGCCGGCCCTCTCCGCGCCGCGACACGCGCAACTCGACCGTGGCGCTGGGGCGTTTGACGCTCGGAGACCGACACATTGTCGAAGTGACTGGCGATGGTGTTGAGCTGGTGGCGGTCGATATGAAGACCGCACTCAATCGACGCTGGTATGGCGTGGAAAATCCGCTGTGGAGCGGCCAGTCCGCGTTGCAACCGCAAGCGAGCGGCGCCAGCGCGAGTAAAGCAGCCGAACCGTTCACATCGAGTTGGGGCGCCCCCTTCGGCAACCAGCAACGCATGCTGAAGCCCGGTGAATCAATAGAGATCATTGCCCCTGCCACGGACTTATCAGTGGCCTTTGCCGACGACCCAGCGGGGGGCGAACTGCTGATCACGGTTGACGAAGCCGACGCTTTGAAGCTGGCGACCAATCAGCCGTTTGTCATGGCCAACGGCGAAAAAGTATTTGGCGAAAACCGTCGCGGCATTCGCGGCTTGCCCTACGGCCTGCACCTGGTGCGCGTGACGGCTCAAGGGGACAACGTGCGGCTGTTGGGGTTGTTCGCCTATGACACGCGCGCCAATCGAAACCACGAGCGCGTGCTGCGCGGCTATGCCTCGCCCGGCGAGCGAATTGATTTCGCCACGCCGTTCAAGGCGCGCCCCTTGGTCTTTACGACCGGCGGGCTGAATGTCGAGCGAGTGACTGAGATTCGGCCCGAAAGGGTCACGTTTGGCGGCTCGGCGGCCGGTGGCTACGAGATCATCGGCGAATGATCCTGGCCGGGGTGCGTGTGCCTCTCAGCGCATTCTCAAGGGCGAGAGCGGGCGAAATCGACCATCGTGGCGCGCGATTCCGCCAGGAAAGCTCGGGTTTTGTGCTGTCGACGGGCTTTTTGTATTGAAGTGCCGGCCGGGCGTTTTCACAATAGACTGATTAGCCCGCCCCGCGTATCGCCTCTCGCCCCTTGCCGGCCGGCCTTGCCCCGCGTCGGTCTCAGCGTGCTATGAAATCTGTCCTTCATATTGCGATCATTTTGTCGGCACTGAGTGCGCTGGCGCCTCGCGCCGCTGCCGAGCCGCGTCCCGTCGATTACAGCCGCGATGTGCAGCCGCTCTTGGCCGAGCACTGCTTCCATTGCCACGGCCGCGACGAGGGTTCACGCGAGGGGGGCCTGCGACTCGATGTCCGCGAGCTCGCTCTGCAAGGGGGCGATTCCGAGAAGCCCGCCATTGTGCCGGGGCATCCCGAGCGGAGCGAGTTGCTGGCCCGCATCACGTCGCCAGACGCCGACGAAGTGATGCCGCCGCGCAAGCAGAACCACCCGGTCAAGGCCGCCGATGTCGGGTTGCTGCGCCGTTGGATCGCCGACGGAGCGCCCTATGGTCAGCACTGGGCGTTCGTCGCGCCGGTCAAAGCGCCCCTCCCCAAAGGATCAAAGCAACCGGTCGATGCGTTCATCGGCGGTCGATTAAAGGCCGCCGGCCTGAAGATGTCGGAGCCAGCACCGGCGACGACGCTCTGTCGCCGTTTGTACCTGGACCTGATCGGCTTGCCGCCAGCGCCGGCCGAAGTTGACAAGTTCGTGGCCCAGGCCACCAGCCAGGGGACGCCGGCCGCGGCGAGCGCACTGGCCGAGCAATTGATGAACGACCGCCGCTTTGGCGAGAAGTGGGCGCGGCTGTGGCTTGACGTGGCCCGCTTTGCCGACAGCAACGGCTACGAGAAGGACTTGCCGCGCGAGCAATGGATTTGGCGCGATTGGGTGATCAACGCGCTGAACGCCGACATGCCCTACAACCAGTTCCTCGTCGAGCAAGTGGCCGGTGACTTGCTGCCCCATCGGACGCCCGAGCAGTTGATCGCCACCGGCTTTTTGCGCAACGGGATGGTGAACGAGGAAGGGGCGATTGTGCCCGAGCAGTTCCGCATGGAAGGGATGTTCGATCGGCTCGACGTCATCGGCACCGGCATTCTGGGCATGTCGCTCAAGTGCGCCCAGTGCCACTCACACAAGTTCGACCCGATCTCTCACGCCGAGTACTACCAGACGTTCGCGTTTCTGAACAACACCTACGAAGCCCAGTCGTGGATTTACAACGAAGCGCAGCAACGCGAGATCGACGACCTGCTGGCCAGGATATTCCTGCTCGAAGCCCGGCTCAAGGAAGAACATCACGACTGGCGCGAGCGCTTCAATGCCTGGCTGGCCGTCGAGGCTAAAGCTCAGAGTGCCGTTCCCTGGATCTTCGTCGAAGCGGACGATCTGCATTCATCGTCCGAGTTGAACCATCCGACCATGCTGGCCGACAAGTCGATCACCGTGCTGGGGCACCGGACGATTCATGGCGACGTGCATATGTTCGCCGAGCCCAAGGTCACCGGCGTGACGGGCATTCGCGTGGAAATCTTGAAGTATGGCGACTTGCCGTTCGGCGGGCCGGGACGCAGCTTCAAGGGAACCTGGGCATTGACCGAACTGGTGGTCGAGGCCAAGCAACACGGCACCGACAAATGGGAACGCCTGAAGCTGAAAAACGTCACGGCTGACTTCGCCGAGCCGGAAGGCAAAATGGAGCCCGAGTGGGAGAACGCTTCGCGCGATAAAGACCACAAGCGAACCCGCGGTCCCGCCAAGTTCCTGGCCGACGGCGACGAACAGACCGCCTGGCGCGCCGACCGTGGTCCCGGCCGCCGCAACAGCGAGTCGGTCGCGGTCGCCCAATTCGAATCGCCCGTCACACTGCCCGAGGGGACACGGCTCAAGGTCGCGCTGGTCACCAATCACGGCGGCGACGACAACGGCCCCAAGAACACGCAGATTGGCCGCTTCCGCGTCTCGTTGACCACGGCCCCCGACCCCAAGGTGAACGGCACACCCTACGCCGCCGTGTTGGCGCTACAAACACCCGCCGAGCGCCGCACCGCCGCGCAGAACTCGGCGTTGTTTGCCGCCTGGCGCGCGACGGTGCCGGCGTACAAAACCATCAACGACGAAATCGACTCGCTCTGGAAAAAGTATCCCGAGGCGATGACATCGGTCCTCCATCTGGCCGAGCGGAGCGGCGACGATGCACGCGACACGTTCCTGCTCGATCGCGGCGGCTGGGACAGGCCCAAGGCCAAGGTCCAGCCGGGCGTGATTGCCGCGTTCCATCCGCTGCCGACCGACGCCCCTCAGGATCGGCTGACGTTCGCCCGCTGGCTGGCCGATCGTCGCTCGCCGTTGACCGCGCGCGTGGCGGTGAACCGAATTTGGCAAGCAATATTCGGCCTGGGCCTGCAAGAAACGGCCGAGGACTTTGGCACACGTGGCAGCGAGCCGACCCATCCCGAGTTGCTCGACTGGCTGGCGGTCGACTTTATGCAACACCGCTGGAGCCAGAAGCACGTCATTCGCCAGATCGTCAACTCGGCGGCTTATCAGCAATCGTCGCGCGTCACGCCCGAGTTGCTCGAAAAGGATTCTCGCAATCGC
This region of Planctomycetota bacterium genomic DNA includes:
- a CDS encoding PSD1 domain-containing protein; protein product: MKSVLHIAIILSALSALAPRAAAEPRPVDYSRDVQPLLAEHCFHCHGRDEGSREGGLRLDVRELALQGGDSEKPAIVPGHPERSELLARITSPDADEVMPPRKQNHPVKAADVGLLRRWIADGAPYGQHWAFVAPVKAPLPKGSKQPVDAFIGGRLKAAGLKMSEPAPATTLCRRLYLDLIGLPPAPAEVDKFVAQATSQGTPAAASALAEQLMNDRRFGEKWARLWLDVARFADSNGYEKDLPREQWIWRDWVINALNADMPYNQFLVEQVAGDLLPHRTPEQLIATGFLRNGMVNEEGAIVPEQFRMEGMFDRLDVIGTGILGMSLKCAQCHSHKFDPISHAEYYQTFAFLNNTYEAQSWIYNEAQQREIDDLLARIFLLEARLKEEHHDWRERFNAWLAVEAKAQSAVPWIFVEADDLHSSSELNHPTMLADKSITVLGHRTIHGDVHMFAEPKVTGVTGIRVEILKYGDLPFGGPGRSFKGTWALTELVVEAKQHGTDKWERLKLKNVTADFAEPEGKMEPEWENASRDKDHKRTRGPAKFLADGDEQTAWRADRGPGRRNSESVAVAQFESPVTLPEGTRLKVALVTNHGGDDNGPKNTQIGRFRVSLTTAPDPKVNGTPYAAVLALQTPAERRTAAQNSALFAAWRATVPAYKTINDEIDSLWKKYPEAMTSVLHLAERSGDDARDTFLLDRGGWDRPKAKVQPGVIAAFHPLPTDAPQDRLTFARWLADRRSPLTARVAVNRIWQAIFGLGLQETAEDFGTRGSEPTHPELLDWLAVDFMQHRWSQKHVIRQIVNSAAYQQSSRVTPELLEKDSRNRLVSRGPRFRADAEVVRDIAIGTSGLLSSKFGGPSLFPPVPQNVLEYNYFKPTYWQVAEGPDRYCRSLYVFRKRSMPDPLLSSFDAPNGDFTCPRRARSNSPLAALTSLNEPVFVEAAQAMALRVLREGGKSDPERIDYAYRLCTGRPVQPAERDEVLKLLASRRRQLAEGWLSMREIATGDPAKLPKLPTGATPQDAAAWTIVARVLLNLDETLNKN